In the genome of Spirochaetia bacterium, one region contains:
- a CDS encoding hydroxyacid dehydrogenase: MSKIVLSHPLYKPGMDLLARSGNEVVIPNDGNSDHIIEYLRNADAFILRIGKIDAKAIEQCSKLKVITRPGVGVDNVDVKCATKHGIPVVICPGVNAVSVAEHTIALLFACAKNLIESYEETLKGNFAIRSKYCAMEVSGKVLAILGFGHIGQNVARMAFGIGMKVVVYDPFYTEEQIEKFGYQYATTIDDAISIADFVTLHMPSLPETKKMVNARFLNVMKKSAFLINCARGDIVDEEALYMALEKHWIAGAGVDVLDTEPMDINSPLMKLSNFIVSPHMAAQTVEATTKTVTMAVEGTLAVLAGERWKNVCNPEVYETDGWKKRTTERT, translated from the coding sequence ATGAGCAAGATAGTCTTGTCCCATCCGTTATATAAGCCTGGTATGGATTTATTGGCACGAAGTGGGAATGAAGTTGTGATTCCGAATGACGGAAACAGTGACCATATCATTGAGTATTTAAGGAATGCTGATGCTTTTATTCTTAGAATCGGTAAAATTGATGCAAAAGCTATAGAACAGTGTTCTAAACTGAAGGTAATCACAAGACCGGGAGTTGGCGTGGACAATGTCGATGTCAAATGCGCAACTAAACATGGTATTCCTGTGGTTATCTGCCCTGGAGTCAATGCTGTTTCAGTTGCGGAGCATACCATTGCATTGCTTTTTGCCTGTGCAAAGAACCTAATTGAAAGTTATGAGGAAACGCTCAAAGGGAATTTTGCCATCAGGAGTAAGTACTGTGCTATGGAAGTTTCAGGTAAGGTCCTTGCAATTTTAGGATTTGGGCATATTGGCCAAAATGTTGCACGTATGGCTTTTGGAATTGGAATGAAAGTAGTTGTGTATGATCCCTTCTATACGGAGGAACAGATTGAGAAATTTGGTTACCAATATGCTACTACAATAGATGATGCTATTTCCATTGCTGATTTTGTTACTTTGCATATGCCCTCATTACCAGAAACGAAAAAAATGGTTAATGCAAGATTTTTAAATGTGATGAAGAAATCTGCATTCCTAATTAACTGTGCCAGAGGTGACATTGTTGATGAAGAAGCATTGTATATGGCTCTTGAAAAACATTGGATAGCTGGTGCCGGTGTCGATGTATTGGATACTGAGCCGATGGACATTAATTCTCCACTTATGAAGTTAAGCAATTTCATTGTTTCTCCACATATGGCTGCGCAGACAGTTGAGGCTACCACTAAGACAGTAACCATGGCTGTCGAAGGGACGCTTGCAGTCTTGGCTGGGGAGAGATGGAAGAATGTTTGTAACCCTGAGGTTTATGAGACTGATGGTTGGAAGAAAAGGACAACTGAAAGAACGTAG
- the dapA gene encoding 4-hydroxy-tetrahydrodipicolinate synthase, giving the protein MEIKGIITPILTPMYEDESINYEELKNQINRLIVAGVHGLFFFGTNGESYILTPEEKKKVLEVAVETVAHRVPVYAGTGCIGTKETIAMSKMAEDIGADVLSIITPWFAAISQDELIAHYMAVAAQVKTPIVLYNIPGRTGVNMAPETIATLADVDLIVGAKDSSGNFNNMLQYIALTKDKDFSVLSGNDSLILWCLLAGGKGGIAGCSNVYPKDIVGIYENFIAGDIQKAKECQYRIQDLRAVFKYGNPNTIIKKATQMLGYPVGDCRAPFNGLSEKGVQALEVVLENYRKIGME; this is encoded by the coding sequence ATGGAAATTAAAGGTATCATTACTCCGATTCTTACTCCAATGTATGAGGATGAATCAATCAATTATGAAGAACTTAAAAACCAAATCAACAGATTGATTGTTGCTGGTGTGCATGGTTTGTTTTTCTTTGGGACCAATGGGGAAAGCTATATCCTGACTCCGGAGGAGAAAAAGAAAGTACTTGAAGTCGCTGTTGAGACTGTAGCTCACAGGGTACCTGTCTATGCAGGGACTGGATGTATCGGAACAAAAGAAACTATTGCGATGAGTAAGATGGCAGAAGACATCGGTGCTGATGTCCTTTCCATCATTACTCCTTGGTTTGCTGCAATCAGTCAAGATGAACTAATTGCTCATTATATGGCTGTTGCAGCTCAGGTCAAGACACCTATCGTCCTGTACAATATTCCTGGGAGAACAGGAGTAAATATGGCTCCTGAAACAATTGCTACCTTGGCTGATGTGGATTTGATTGTCGGTGCTAAGGACAGTAGTGGCAATTTCAACAATATGCTTCAATATATTGCACTGACTAAGGATAAGGATTTTTCTGTTCTGAGTGGCAATGATTCTCTGATTTTATGGTGTCTGCTGGCTGGTGGAAAAGGCGGCATTGCAGGATGTTCCAATGTCTATCCGAAGGATATTGTCGGTATCTACGAAAATTTCATTGCCGGTGATATCCAGAAGGCAAAGGAATGTCAGTATCGCATTCAGGATCTCAGAGCTGTGTTCAAATATGGTAATCCAAATACTATCATCAAGAAAGCTACGCAGATGCTTGGATATCCAGTAGGAGATTGCCGAGCACCATTCAATGGTTTATCTGAAAAAGGTGTGCAAGCCTTGGAAGTAGTGTTGGAAAATTATAGGAAGATTGGTATGGAGTAG
- a CDS encoding 4-hydroxythreonine-4-phosphate dehydrogenase PdxA — protein sequence MPVKMVCFGTEEIEEIIPAIELAKKSGIDATGPYPPDTVFSKARGGWFDIVVVMYHDQGHIPLKVIGFVYDKEKEKWDAVRGVNITLGLPHCQGIGGPWYCLRTCWVRKSRMKLVWSMPSNMQH from the coding sequence ATGCCGGTGAAAATGGTTTGTTTCGGTACAGAAGAGATTGAGGAAATCATTCCGGCGATCGAGCTGGCTAAAAAAAGCGGCATAGACGCTACAGGGCCTTATCCTCCTGATACTGTATTTTCAAAGGCAAGAGGCGGCTGGTTCGATATCGTTGTGGTAATGTACCATGACCAGGGCCATATTCCTCTCAAGGTTATCGGTTTTGTATATGATAAGGAAAAAGAAAAGTGGGATGCCGTACGTGGGGTAAACATTACTCTTGGCCTTCCCCATTGTCAGGGTATCGGTGGACCATGGTACTGCCTTCGGACATGCTGGGTCAGGAAAAGCAGAATGAAGCTAGTCTGGTCAATGCCATCCAATATGCAACATTGA
- a CDS encoding 4-hydroxythreonine-4-phosphate dehydrogenase PdxA: MIERPILGITMGDPAGCGPEITIKALSRKEIYEECKPLVVGDIRMFEDSLRILKLEDVFRLNKVSAVSQAKFEYGTIDVYHLDLVDMGKFAYGKVSKMCGEAAFQCVIKVIDLAMKGEIDGTVTNALNKEAINLAGHHYSGHTEIYAEYTHTDKYCMMLADGDLRVAHVSTHVSLREACDRVKKDRVYDVIRLADEACRKLGIARPKVAVAGLNPHAGENGLFRYRRD; the protein is encoded by the coding sequence ATGATTGAAAGACCTATTTTGGGCATTACAATGGGAGATCCTGCCGGTTGTGGCCCGGAGATTACAATCAAGGCATTGAGTAGAAAAGAAATCTACGAAGAGTGCAAGCCACTGGTGGTAGGGGATATCAGGATGTTTGAGGATTCATTGAGAATTCTGAAACTGGAAGATGTTTTTAGGCTTAACAAGGTTTCTGCTGTTTCACAGGCCAAGTTTGAGTATGGAACCATTGATGTCTATCATCTGGATTTGGTGGATATGGGTAAGTTTGCCTATGGCAAAGTCAGCAAGATGTGTGGTGAGGCAGCTTTTCAGTGTGTCATCAAGGTCATTGACCTTGCCATGAAAGGTGAGATTGATGGGACTGTTACCAATGCGCTGAACAAGGAAGCGATCAACTTGGCTGGGCATCATTACAGCGGACATACGGAAATCTATGCTGAGTATACCCATACCGATAAATACTGCATGATGCTTGCTGATGGTGATCTACGGGTAGCACATGTATCGACCCATGTTTCTCTACGAGAAGCTTGCGACCGAGTCAAGAAAGACCGTGTCTATGATGTGATCAGGTTGGCTGATGAAGCCTGCAGGAAACTCGGTATTGCAAGACCAAAGGTAGCCGTTGCCGGACTGAATCCCCATGCCGGTGAAAATGGTTTGTTTCGGTACAGAAGAGATTGA
- a CDS encoding iron-containing alcohol dehydrogenase, with product MNIASLQIPAFLHIGKDSTEQLAGIIDRVGAHSAALFTDKGVKGAGLCDRALEILRMKGIKVQIFDSVVAEPSVADVMKVIDQAAKYSSDLLVAIGGGSTMDTAKLASVLIGAPYTIYDLLNDPSIARKMVPTVMIPTTCGTGSEATCNAIVAIPEESSKKGIVNGAMIPDEVILDVNMIARLPKGIVAATGVDALAHCVECYTSNKATSLSNLYAKAGAKLIFGNLVQSYRNPDDLDAKMNMMLGAFYGGVAITGSGTTAVHALSYPLGGKYHIAHGVSNAILFAQVMAFNRNACIKQLAELCDVIEPGMYGKSAETKSLFVVDRIATIVKDTEIPVTLDKFGVQKEDLDFLVTAGSQQQRLLVNNPKKMNLDDIRKIYESVL from the coding sequence ATGAATATAGCTTCACTTCAGATTCCAGCATTTTTGCATATCGGAAAAGATAGTACGGAACAGCTTGCTGGAATAATTGATCGTGTCGGTGCACATTCTGCCGCACTTTTTACAGATAAGGGTGTCAAAGGTGCTGGACTTTGCGATAGAGCCTTGGAAATTCTCAGGATGAAAGGCATAAAAGTTCAGATATTTGATTCTGTCGTAGCTGAACCTTCTGTTGCCGATGTCATGAAAGTCATTGATCAGGCTGCAAAATATTCTTCCGATTTGCTCGTAGCCATCGGTGGAGGTTCTACAATGGATACGGCCAAGCTTGCTTCGGTCCTTATCGGTGCCCCATATACTATCTATGATTTGCTCAATGATCCATCCATTGCACGGAAAATGGTACCCACAGTAATGATTCCGACGACTTGTGGTACTGGATCTGAAGCTACTTGCAATGCTATCGTTGCCATTCCTGAGGAGAGTTCCAAGAAGGGAATTGTCAATGGTGCAATGATTCCCGATGAAGTGATTCTTGATGTCAATATGATTGCCCGTCTCCCAAAAGGCATCGTAGCTGCTACAGGTGTAGATGCACTTGCCCATTGTGTCGAATGCTATACCAGCAATAAGGCTACATCCCTTTCGAACTTGTATGCCAAGGCTGGCGCAAAGCTTATCTTCGGTAATCTCGTCCAGTCTTATAGGAATCCTGATGACCTTGATGCCAAGATGAATATGATGTTGGGTGCATTCTATGGCGGGGTTGCCATCACAGGCAGCGGTACGACAGCAGTCCATGCCCTTTCCTATCCTCTGGGAGGAAAGTATCACATTGCCCATGGTGTTTCAAATGCCATCCTTTTTGCACAGGTCATGGCATTCAATCGTAATGCCTGTATCAAACAGTTGGCTGAACTTTGCGATGTAATTGAACCTGGCATGTATGGCAAGTCTGCTGAAACAAAAAGTCTGTTTGTCGTTGACCGTATAGCGACCATCGTGAAGGATACGGAAATTCCTGTAACCCTTGATAAATTCGGCGTTCAGAAAGAGGACTTGGATTTCTTGGTTACCGCAGGTTCGCAACAGCAGCGGTTGCTGGTCAATAATCCAAAGAAAATGAATTTGGATGATATAAGAAAGATATATGAGAGTGTCCTCTGA
- a CDS encoding four-carbon acid sugar kinase family protein, whose amino-acid sequence MDSGMTILADDLTGANDTAIQYTQHGLDAIVMTQYTTGIDLNNFKGYQVVACNTNSRGMEGDKAYSIVKEAAKAFFTVRHDTIYKKVDSLLRGNPGYELKAVMDAIRADIAFVVPAYPDNGRIVRDGILQSSNKEVDLLHSFTDQTGYASSLITLQMLELAAEQIARQIVENFHQGIRLFIFDSISQNHFIAINKIAQATKLHVVYCGSAGFAPYVPQVSSFRLPSVPVSTCLTNEKTLVVCGTRNPVTQTQIRYALQYYGTSLCLLNVHETCGDAEIMQTVSAADAQFASGRREVFLAVSSIFDDVDTFQLEKDDKGAVARMLALRMGCVAAEILERHGPFSIIATGGDTALQIVNALASYGMIPRNEIAPGIPLVSLVGGKGDGIEMITKSGGFGKESVIVDCIEYLRREK is encoded by the coding sequence ATGGATTCTGGCATGACAATACTTGCAGATGACCTTACCGGTGCCAATGATACCGCTATTCAATATACACAGCATGGACTTGATGCGATAGTCATGACCCAATATACAACAGGGATAGACCTGAATAACTTCAAAGGTTATCAAGTAGTGGCCTGCAATACAAATTCCAGAGGTATGGAAGGGGATAAGGCCTACAGTATTGTCAAAGAAGCTGCGAAGGCCTTTTTTACTGTAAGGCATGATACTATATATAAGAAAGTTGATTCTTTGTTACGGGGTAATCCCGGATATGAACTGAAGGCCGTAATGGATGCTATTAGGGCTGATATTGCTTTCGTTGTACCGGCCTATCCTGATAACGGTAGGATTGTCAGAGACGGCATACTGCAATCTTCAAATAAAGAAGTTGACTTGTTGCATAGCTTTACCGATCAGACAGGCTATGCGTCATCTTTGATAACATTACAGATGCTTGAACTGGCGGCTGAGCAGATTGCCCGGCAAATCGTAGAGAATTTTCATCAGGGAATCCGGCTGTTTATATTTGACAGCATCAGTCAAAATCATTTCATTGCAATCAATAAAATAGCTCAGGCTACAAAACTTCATGTTGTCTATTGTGGAAGTGCTGGATTTGCTCCGTATGTTCCGCAGGTATCGAGTTTCAGGTTGCCCTCTGTACCTGTTTCTACTTGCCTTACCAATGAGAAAACTCTTGTAGTCTGTGGTACCCGTAATCCTGTAACTCAAACACAAATCCGCTATGCACTGCAGTACTATGGTACATCCTTATGCTTGCTTAATGTGCATGAAACTTGTGGAGACGCAGAAATTATGCAGACTGTTTCTGCAGCTGATGCCCAGTTTGCTTCCGGCAGGCGTGAAGTTTTTTTAGCAGTTTCAAGTATTTTCGATGATGTCGATACCTTTCAGCTTGAAAAAGATGATAAAGGAGCGGTTGCACGTATGCTTGCATTGCGTATGGGATGTGTTGCGGCTGAAATATTGGAACGGCATGGTCCCTTTTCTATCATAGCTACAGGAGGTGATACAGCTTTGCAGATTGTCAATGCTTTGGCTTCCTATGGCATGATTCCTCGTAATGAGATTGCTCCTGGCATTCCGTTGGTATCGTTGGTTGGTGGCAAGGGCGATGGAATTGAAATGATTACCAAGAGTGGTGGTTTTGGAAAAGAATCTGTAATTGTCGATTGCATTGAATATTTGAGGAGAGAAAAATGA
- a CDS encoding sigma 54-interacting transcriptional regulator produces the protein MNDTTKEIVLIAPYEDLCNKAKELTKDTKYAGIEVIQADLDAGLAIAKDKVVKGAKIIISRGGTFSLLREALDVPMVEIKISAYDLMSSYPQLLKFNEPLAIIGYRNIISGFDLLLDFAKDVKKIEITHDSDVEALIIQCERNGIKAFAGGAVVAGICKKRHLRCFMWVSSYDSIRTAFDTGLSILQAIKKEQELFSRYHNVVDYVHDGVIATDEHHHIMILNSLAQDILDLRADEIVGNRLEDIVSFGTFADEFVASISFVEKVCSMNGVKVSLSKLPVVVDEENCGMILVFQEVVRLQSLEQKVRRQLVGKGFVARHSFSAIVYKSKAMESCMTIAGKFSKYDAPVLIQGETGVGKELFAQGMHNASKRKSNPFVAVNCAALTPSLIESELFGYADGAFTGGIKGGKAGVFEMAHRGTLFLDEVGELPLEMQGRLLRVIQEKEVVRIGGNTVIPLDVRLICATNCNLEKDVEDGHFRRDLYFRINTLHFTIPPLRSRREDIPLLAASFLERFCLQYSKNLKGFDLNAMNYLCSLDYSGNVRELRGIVEMAVILAEGNVVRINDVSFVEGNTISPVKAFSEALPPASKKTYRSLKEIETSYMEEVYEACNKSISQTCKLLKISRTTLWRKIEKPVDEK, from the coding sequence ATGAATGACACGACCAAGGAAATAGTACTTATTGCTCCTTATGAGGACCTTTGCAACAAAGCAAAAGAACTGACAAAGGATACGAAATATGCCGGCATAGAAGTAATACAGGCAGATCTGGATGCAGGGCTTGCCATTGCCAAGGACAAGGTAGTAAAAGGTGCAAAGATAATCATCAGCAGGGGAGGAACTTTTTCCTTGCTTCGAGAGGCCCTGGATGTTCCTATGGTGGAAATCAAGATCAGTGCCTATGATCTTATGTCCAGTTATCCCCAACTGCTGAAGTTCAATGAGCCGTTGGCAATCATTGGTTATCGGAATATTATTTCAGGTTTTGATTTGCTTTTGGATTTTGCGAAGGATGTCAAAAAAATAGAGATTACCCATGACAGTGATGTCGAAGCGTTGATCATCCAATGTGAAAGGAACGGGATAAAAGCATTTGCCGGTGGTGCTGTCGTGGCAGGTATCTGCAAAAAACGACATCTCAGATGTTTTATGTGGGTAAGCAGCTATGATTCCATCCGAACAGCCTTTGATACCGGTCTGAGTATCCTGCAGGCAATAAAAAAAGAGCAGGAATTGTTCAGTCGCTACCATAATGTAGTCGATTATGTCCATGACGGAGTCATTGCAACGGATGAGCATCATCATATCATGATACTTAATAGCCTGGCTCAGGATATTCTTGACTTGCGTGCTGATGAAATAGTAGGTAACCGACTTGAGGATATCGTTTCATTCGGAACTTTTGCCGATGAATTTGTCGCCAGTATTTCATTTGTTGAAAAGGTCTGCAGCATGAACGGCGTCAAGGTGTCTCTCAGCAAGTTACCGGTGGTCGTTGATGAAGAAAATTGCGGTATGATTCTTGTCTTCCAAGAAGTCGTACGGCTACAGAGTCTGGAACAGAAGGTCCGGAGACAACTGGTCGGCAAGGGTTTTGTTGCCCGTCATTCCTTTTCTGCAATTGTGTACAAAAGCAAGGCAATGGAGTCTTGCATGACGATTGCCGGGAAATTCAGCAAATATGATGCACCCGTCCTTATACAAGGAGAAACAGGTGTTGGTAAGGAACTTTTTGCCCAAGGCATGCACAATGCCAGCAAAAGAAAATCTAATCCTTTTGTTGCTGTCAATTGTGCGGCATTGACTCCTTCCCTTATTGAAAGTGAATTGTTTGGATATGCTGATGGTGCTTTTACCGGTGGCATAAAAGGTGGCAAGGCAGGTGTTTTTGAAATGGCACATAGAGGGACTCTATTTCTGGATGAAGTAGGTGAGTTGCCTCTGGAAATGCAGGGTAGACTGCTGAGGGTAATCCAGGAAAAGGAAGTTGTCAGAATCGGTGGCAATACTGTCATTCCTCTTGATGTTCGTTTGATCTGTGCAACCAACTGCAATCTTGAAAAAGATGTCGAAGATGGTCATTTCAGAAGGGATCTTTATTTTAGGATCAATACGTTGCATTTTACAATCCCGCCTCTTCGCAGCCGTCGTGAAGATATTCCGTTGCTTGCTGCTTCTTTCCTTGAACGCTTTTGTCTGCAATATTCCAAAAATCTCAAGGGATTTGATTTGAATGCAATGAATTATCTTTGCTCTTTGGATTATTCTGGTAATGTCAGGGAGCTGAGAGGTATCGTGGAAATGGCTGTTATATTAGCAGAAGGAAATGTGGTACGAATCAATGATGTATCGTTTGTAGAGGGAAATACAATTTCTCCGGTAAAAGCATTTTCAGAAGCTTTACCTCCTGCATCGAAAAAAACTTACCGATCTCTTAAAGAAATTGAAACATCTTATATGGAAGAAGTCTATGAGGCTTGCAACAAATCTATTTCTCAGACTTGTAAGTTACTCAAAATCAGCAGAACAACACTATGGCGTAAGATTGAAAAACCTGTTGATGAAAAATGA
- a CDS encoding LPP20 family lipoprotein — protein MTMKGKKRLLLLDMVLSCLVLLGGCASVSNSNHKELPSWVSDTYDGHYPKKDYVCAVGSGTTKEQAQHHAMDALAQTFSSDVVVTQQAMDYDDTVAATSSLMELSTIESTLEGVEGVEVSNLFADAAGTFWVRVVLDRKQAASAIRSQVSEAQKNILSLESKALAATSPFDAYRGLRSALLQASKIQPKVLMLGVLDQTTTVSPVSQVEAMVNAIKPQLILDLKVEGPDSKVSQKLDTAVRQVLLDEGLTVRKGAAALLSISYQGSFSDKASSGFYLCNYALQASLTDRDTQVLSYADSGRGAGITQEVAAQKALQVAMAKLQKGLFAVDEP, from the coding sequence ATGACTATGAAGGGTAAAAAAAGACTTCTTCTGCTAGACATGGTGCTCTCTTGTCTGGTCTTGCTTGGAGGGTGTGCTTCCGTTTCGAACTCGAACCATAAGGAACTGCCCTCTTGGGTAAGCGATACCTATGACGGACATTATCCCAAGAAGGACTATGTCTGTGCAGTTGGTTCCGGTACGACCAAGGAGCAGGCTCAGCACCATGCCATGGATGCCTTGGCCCAGACTTTTTCTTCTGATGTCGTCGTTACCCAGCAGGCAATGGATTATGATGACACTGTAGCTGCTACATCTTCATTGATGGAATTGAGTACCATTGAAAGTACATTGGAAGGTGTTGAAGGCGTTGAAGTCAGCAATCTCTTTGCTGATGCTGCGGGAACGTTCTGGGTTCGTGTAGTACTTGATAGAAAACAGGCTGCTTCAGCCATCAGGTCACAGGTATCCGAGGCCCAGAAGAATATCCTGTCTCTGGAAAGCAAGGCATTGGCGGCAACATCTCCGTTCGATGCGTATCGGGGACTCCGTTCTGCACTTTTGCAGGCCAGTAAGATTCAACCTAAAGTGTTGATGCTTGGTGTCTTGGATCAGACTACAACGGTTTCTCCTGTTTCTCAGGTGGAGGCTATGGTCAACGCAATCAAACCACAGCTTATCCTCGATCTCAAGGTGGAAGGCCCTGATTCCAAGGTCAGTCAGAAGCTTGATACTGCTGTAAGGCAGGTTCTGCTTGACGAAGGTCTTACGGTAAGGAAAGGGGCTGCTGCCTTGTTGTCTATTTCCTACCAGGGATCTTTTTCCGACAAGGCTTCTTCCGGTTTCTATCTATGCAACTATGCTCTCCAAGCCTCTTTGACTGACCGAGACACGCAGGTGCTTTCTTATGCTGACAGCGGCCGCGGAGCTGGGATTACACAGGAAGTTGCAGCTCAGAAAGCGCTTCAGGTTGCAATGGCAAAGTTGCAGAAAGGATTGTTTGCCGTAGATGAACCATAG
- a CDS encoding penicillin-binding protein activator LpoB, whose translation MKRFRLYAVMSAVCLSLLFVGCASSRAVERLNPDENIDLSGYWNDTDIRQVANALIADCLSSDWITSYRIKNEGKLPTVIVGRILNRSSEHIDTTIISKKIEIALVGSGKVNTVADYEMRDDVRDEKMDQQYNASPDTAAALGEEQGADYMLQGAVKFNLDRVGGKQVRTYYVDLELVDIESGRKVWLGEDTIKKQVTQPAYKF comes from the coding sequence ATGAAAAGATTTCGTTTGTATGCGGTAATGTCAGCCGTGTGTTTGAGTTTGCTGTTTGTCGGTTGTGCATCAAGCCGTGCTGTGGAACGTCTGAATCCTGATGAAAATATTGATCTTTCCGGATACTGGAATGATACTGATATCCGCCAGGTGGCCAATGCGTTGATTGCAGATTGCCTGTCATCCGATTGGATTACTTCCTATCGGATCAAGAATGAAGGAAAACTTCCTACGGTTATTGTCGGAAGGATTCTTAACCGTTCCAGTGAACATATCGATACTACTATCATCAGCAAGAAAATTGAAATAGCTTTGGTCGGCAGTGGAAAGGTGAATACTGTTGCCGACTATGAGATGCGTGACGATGTGCGTGATGAGAAGATGGATCAGCAGTACAATGCTTCACCTGATACCGCAGCCGCACTGGGAGAGGAGCAGGGAGCTGACTATATGTTGCAGGGAGCTGTCAAGTTCAATCTTGACCGCGTCGGCGGCAAGCAGGTAAGGACATATTATGTCGACTTGGAACTGGTCGATATCGAAAGTGGCAGAAAGGTATGGCTTGGAGAGGATACGATCAAGAAACAAGTCACCCAACCAGCCTATAAATTCTGA
- a CDS encoding LPP20 family lipoprotein, with product MKKRGWLYLLPLLMLLFSGCAHKSPYITEHPQYTADGAPYWTVLTPISKQRFYGVGSGNLSTIENSKTRAAAMARNEIAQQVSIMVNDVLLNYFTEAGIAKQTKGAAVFDDFSLQVASLTLRNVIVENNWQDPKTGKLWVIASYEKSNLKEAYELEARNLLLKLEKQKQQLANDLQLKLAMLEQMKKDSADDSDKLKLIEEKIIDAKLAAKVENETIGDQQGLLDLAGMDASFDKVYDKLQQESKQTFKGF from the coding sequence ATGAAGAAACGCGGATGGTTATATCTGCTTCCATTGTTGATGCTGTTGTTTTCAGGATGTGCCCATAAGTCTCCTTATATTACTGAGCATCCGCAGTATACTGCTGATGGAGCACCTTATTGGACGGTGCTGACTCCTATTTCGAAACAGCGTTTTTATGGAGTCGGTTCAGGAAATTTATCAACCATCGAAAACAGCAAGACGAGGGCAGCAGCTATGGCAAGGAATGAAATTGCCCAGCAGGTATCGATCATGGTCAATGATGTCCTGTTGAATTATTTTACAGAAGCTGGTATTGCCAAACAGACCAAAGGTGCTGCTGTTTTTGACGATTTTTCGCTTCAGGTTGCTTCGCTTACCCTTCGTAATGTCATTGTTGAAAACAATTGGCAAGATCCAAAGACCGGTAAACTGTGGGTAATTGCTTCTTATGAAAAAAGCAATCTTAAGGAAGCTTATGAACTTGAGGCAAGAAATTTGTTGTTGAAACTTGAAAAACAAAAGCAGCAACTTGCCAATGACCTGCAACTGAAACTGGCTATGCTTGAGCAGATGAAGAAAGACAGTGCTGATGATTCCGATAAACTGAAACTTATCGAAGAAAAGATTATCGATGCAAAGCTTGCTGCCAAGGTAGAGAATGAGACAATAGGCGACCAGCAGGGATTGTTGGATTTGGCAGGAATGGATGCCTCTTTTGATAAAGTCTATGATAAGTTGCAACAGGAATCCAAGCAGACTTTCAAAGGATTCTGA
- a CDS encoding LPP20 family lipoprotein, producing the protein MKRFGAFVFCAMLCPLLACCALMNRHHPTVEPEAAGTKDIRSGLLREVDLSGYGVNTFLGVSGIYDSQEKMKHAALFDCLKYDLICAGINADTYGYYESRNAEQALQSVDIYGYDDTHFYENIDSLEIVGTWLNKNDGAVVLARDKSLPSSVPLHVTVYDSDGKPDWINHTPVIDGYWVGIGKGKRFSTMNKALESARYWAMTDLLVQVAGIELNVGGTEEYASVNGLQGQLKQALSQSGGGHIVGFKALDFWYDGKDDIVWCLAVIPRK; encoded by the coding sequence ATGAAACGATTTGGAGCCTTTGTCTTCTGTGCCATGCTTTGCCCTTTGCTTGCTTGCTGTGCCTTGATGAACAGGCATCATCCTACAGTGGAGCCGGAAGCGGCAGGCACGAAAGACATCCGTTCCGGATTGCTCAGGGAAGTTGATTTGAGTGGGTATGGCGTAAATACTTTCCTCGGTGTCTCAGGTATCTATGACTCTCAGGAAAAAATGAAGCATGCCGCACTTTTTGATTGCCTGAAATATGACTTGATATGTGCAGGTATCAATGCTGATACGTATGGATATTATGAAAGCCGGAATGCTGAACAGGCCCTGCAGTCCGTCGATATCTATGGGTATGATGATACACATTTTTATGAAAACATCGACAGTCTGGAAATTGTCGGTACCTGGTTGAATAAAAACGATGGAGCTGTAGTCTTGGCCAGAGATAAGAGTCTGCCTTCTTCTGTTCCTCTGCATGTGACAGTCTATGACAGTGATGGAAAACCTGATTGGATCAATCATACACCTGTAATCGATGGGTATTGGGTGGGGATCGGAAAGGGGAAAAGGTTTTCAACGATGAACAAGGCCCTTGAATCTGCCAGATACTGGGCGATGACTGATTTGCTTGTACAGGTTGCGGGCATAGAATTGAATGTGGGCGGAACCGAAGAATATGCATCTGTAAACGGTTTGCAGGGGCAACTCAAGCAGGCACTGTCCCAATCCGGCGGTGGACATATCGTAGGCTTCAAAGCACTTGATTTCTGGTATGATGGGAAAGATGATATCGTTTGGTGCCTTGCTGTCATTCCCCGGAAATAA